One Dehalococcoidia bacterium genomic window carries:
- a CDS encoding maleylpyruvate isomerase N-terminal domain-containing protein: MAYKDELLKKLDDGFAAFKREIEGLSEEQMLQPWLDSWNTRDLLSHVAGWHREMAGALERMGRGERPTPEGVDYSDADSWNAKFSSAAANT; the protein is encoded by the coding sequence GTGGCCTACAAAGACGAGTTGCTGAAGAAGCTGGACGACGGCTTCGCTGCCTTCAAGCGCGAGATCGAGGGTTTGAGCGAGGAGCAGATGCTCCAGCCCTGGCTCGACAGCTGGAACACCCGTGACCTGCTCTCGCACGTCGCCGGCTGGCACCGGGAGATGGCCGGCGCCCTGGAGCGCATGGGCCGCGGCGAGAGGCCCACACCCGAAGGAGTCGACTACTCGGACGCCGACTCGTGGAACGCGAAGTTCTCCAGCGCCGCGGCCAACACC